A single window of Pseudomonas lijiangensis DNA harbors:
- a CDS encoding zinc-dependent alcohol dehydrogenase family protein yields MSNTTIYVQAGGGYERVIVGDSEVLAPKAGEITVRLHANSLNYHDFAVVSGMWGPSESRIPMADGAGVVTAVGEGVSEFKVGDSVVSTFFPDWISGEPLVEGFVTVPGDGIDGYARQQVTARATSFTLAPVGYSHAEASTLTTAGLTAWRALMSDGGLKAGDTVLVQGTGGVSIFALQFAKMAGATVIATSSSDEKLERLSALGADHLINYRKDSTWGETARTLTGGRGVDHIIEVGGPSTLEQSMQAARVGGHISVIGILTGVAGQLAVVPALIKQLRLQGVLVGSRTLQQDMIRAIDANGMRPVLDRSFPLTDIVEAFRYQETNQHFGKITLHI; encoded by the coding sequence ATGAGCAACACAACCATTTATGTACAGGCCGGTGGCGGTTACGAGCGCGTTATTGTCGGTGACAGTGAAGTGCTGGCACCCAAGGCCGGGGAAATCACCGTGCGCCTGCACGCCAATTCCCTCAACTACCACGACTTCGCGGTGGTCAGCGGCATGTGGGGCCCCAGCGAGTCACGCATTCCCATGGCCGACGGTGCCGGTGTGGTCACGGCGGTAGGCGAGGGCGTCAGCGAGTTCAAGGTCGGGGATTCGGTGGTCAGCACCTTCTTCCCGGACTGGATCAGCGGCGAGCCGCTGGTGGAAGGCTTCGTGACTGTTCCAGGCGATGGTATCGATGGCTATGCCCGTCAGCAAGTCACCGCCCGCGCAACCTCCTTCACCCTCGCACCGGTCGGCTACAGCCACGCAGAAGCCTCGACCCTGACCACAGCGGGCCTGACCGCCTGGCGTGCGTTGATGAGCGATGGCGGCCTTAAAGCAGGTGACACCGTACTGGTCCAAGGCACCGGTGGCGTTTCGATATTCGCCCTGCAATTCGCCAAAATGGCGGGTGCCACTGTCATCGCCACATCCTCCAGCGACGAAAAACTGGAGCGCCTGAGCGCGCTGGGTGCCGATCACCTGATCAACTACCGCAAGGACAGCACCTGGGGCGAGACTGCCCGCACCCTGACCGGTGGCCGGGGTGTCGATCACATCATCGAAGTCGGTGGCCCATCGACGCTTGAGCAGTCCATGCAGGCGGCGCGTGTCGGTGGGCATATCTCGGTGATCGGCATTCTGACCGGCGTCGCCGGGCAACTGGCAGTCGTGCCGGCGCTGATCAAGCAACTGCGCCTGCAAGGCGTACTGGTGGGCAGCCGAACCCTGCAGCAGGACATGATTCGTGCAATCGATGCCAACGGCATGCGCCCGGTACTGGACCGCTCGTTCCCGCTGACCGATATCGTCGAAGCATTCCGCTATCAGGAAACCAACCAGCACTTCGGCAAGATCACCCTGCATATCTGA
- the cyoD gene encoding cytochrome o ubiquinol oxidase subunit IV has protein sequence MANSHHPAEDNSHGSVKSYIIGFVLSIILTAIPFALVMSPVLPKDLTIAIILAFAIVQILVHLHYFLHLDFTSAQRNNVLAFAFTALVIVLLVGLSLWIIFSIHREMMAH, from the coding sequence ATGGCGAATTCACATCATCCAGCTGAAGACAATAGCCACGGTTCCGTGAAGTCGTACATCATCGGTTTCGTGCTGTCGATCATCCTGACTGCCATCCCGTTCGCCCTGGTCATGTCCCCGGTTCTGCCGAAAGACCTGACCATCGCGATCATCCTGGCCTTTGCGATCGTCCAGATCCTGGTGCACCTGCATTACTTCCTGCACCTGGACTTCACGAGTGCGCAACGTAACAACGTGCTGGCGTTTGCCTTCACCGCGTTGGTTATCGTGCTGCTGGTCGGCCTGTCGCTGTGGATCATTTTCAGTATCCATCGCGAAATGATGGCGCATTGA
- the csy1 gene encoding type I-F CRISPR-associated protein Csy1, with product MDEGSRPTPRSTIFRTAITAFINERKEAKLKGNDEGDGGQAAGKYDYATWLADAARRVAQIQAVTHVLKATHPDARGSSLHVVPQSLHQHAEVGTHVLGEVYADDIVGNAAALDVYKFLKVEVEGRRLLDWLQANDADLLSALSDDEATAHEWASAFKGLIRPVSTLASHTMAKQVYWSVSGEPTDNSGFHLLQPLVASSLAHAVHQHINDARFGEASKEARQARREEKLYDGQYRDYRNLVTRKLGGTKPQNISQLNSERGGVNYLLASIPPTWKRYRQPGFLNIETAFDRFRYFEGVPEQIEALCTLLKKDPPRTLPTRDARKSIEKALGLSLVTFGLTNREQLEPGWSRHPDCDLPLCEQLWLDPGRIGLPLRDDYLDEDQAFIAAFERNDWPDEVAKRFGQWLNAILRNIGLPVGDVELRHWTRQAIIEADSFMPITGREISNG from the coding sequence ATGGATGAAGGATCTAGGCCTACGCCCCGCTCCACCATTTTCCGTACTGCCATCACTGCCTTTATCAATGAGCGTAAAGAAGCCAAGCTCAAGGGCAATGACGAGGGCGACGGTGGTCAGGCCGCTGGCAAATATGATTACGCCACCTGGCTGGCCGATGCTGCGCGTCGGGTAGCGCAGATTCAGGCGGTGACTCATGTGCTCAAGGCCACGCATCCCGATGCTCGGGGCAGCAGCCTGCATGTCGTACCGCAATCACTGCATCAGCATGCCGAAGTAGGCACTCACGTATTGGGCGAGGTTTATGCCGACGATATCGTGGGTAATGCCGCTGCTCTCGACGTGTACAAATTTCTCAAGGTAGAAGTCGAAGGCCGTCGTTTGCTGGACTGGTTGCAGGCCAATGATGCTGACTTGTTGAGTGCATTGAGCGATGACGAAGCCACTGCCCATGAATGGGCATCGGCCTTCAAGGGACTGATACGGCCTGTCTCTACCCTGGCCTCTCACACCATGGCCAAGCAGGTGTACTGGAGTGTTTCCGGTGAGCCGACTGACAACTCGGGCTTTCATCTCTTGCAGCCCCTGGTCGCCAGCAGCCTTGCCCATGCGGTGCATCAGCACATCAACGATGCCCGCTTCGGAGAAGCCAGCAAAGAAGCCCGACAGGCCAGACGAGAGGAAAAGCTTTACGACGGGCAATACCGCGATTATCGCAATCTGGTCACCCGCAAGCTGGGTGGTACCAAGCCGCAGAACATCAGCCAGCTCAACAGCGAGCGCGGTGGGGTGAATTATCTGCTGGCTTCGATACCGCCGACCTGGAAGCGGTACAGGCAACCTGGCTTTCTCAATATCGAAACGGCGTTTGATCGCTTTCGATATTTTGAAGGTGTGCCCGAGCAGATCGAAGCCTTGTGTACGCTGCTGAAAAAAGACCCGCCCAGAACTCTGCCTACTCGTGATGCACGAAAAAGCATCGAAAAAGCGTTGGGCCTGTCACTGGTCACGTTTGGCCTCACCAACCGCGAGCAGCTCGAACCAGGCTGGAGCCGTCACCCTGACTGCGACCTGCCATTATGTGAACAACTCTGGCTCGACCCGGGCCGTATCGGCCTGCCTTTGCGCGATGATTATCTCGATGAAGACCAGGCATTTATCGCGGCCTTTGAACGCAATGACTGGCCCGATGAAGTCGCCAAGCGCTTTGGGCAATGGCTGAATGCAATCCTTCGCAATATAGGCTTGCCCGTCGGCGATGTGGAGCTGAGACACTGGACCAGACAGGCAATCATCGAAGCCGACTCTTTCATGCCAATCACTGGCCGGGAGATCTCCAATGGCTGA
- the cas6f gene encoding type I-F CRISPR-associated endoribonuclease Cas6/Csy4 has protein sequence MDHYLDLQLLPDPEFAATQLMSALMSKLHRGLHDLRRDDIGISFPAISGRATGLGDRLRLHGSAQALDALMAQSWLTGMRDHVRVGELSPIPTDAQHRRVSRVQVDSNPERTRRRLIKRHGLTEEQARERIPDSAAKRCNLPFVQMRSRTNGQTFLLFIRHEPIQSSAQDGTFNSYGLSATATVPWF, from the coding sequence ATGGATCATTACCTCGACCTGCAATTACTGCCCGATCCGGAGTTTGCAGCCACGCAACTGATGAGCGCACTGATGTCCAAGTTGCATCGCGGCTTGCATGACCTGCGTCGCGATGACATCGGCATCAGCTTCCCCGCTATCAGCGGCAGGGCTACCGGCCTGGGCGACCGCCTGCGCTTGCACGGCAGTGCGCAAGCGCTGGATGCCCTGATGGCCCAGAGCTGGCTGACGGGCATGCGTGACCATGTGCGAGTAGGCGAACTGAGCCCGATCCCCACTGACGCACAGCATCGGCGCGTCAGCCGCGTGCAGGTGGACAGCAACCCGGAGCGCACAAGACGACGCCTGATCAAACGCCACGGCCTCACGGAAGAACAAGCCCGCGAACGTATCCCCGACAGCGCCGCAAAACGCTGCAACCTGCCCTTCGTCCAGATGCGCAGCCGTACCAATGGTCAGACGTTCCTGCTGTTCATCCGGCATGAGCCGATACAGAGCAGCGCCCAGGATGGGACCTTCAATAGCTATGGGTTGAGTGCTACGGCTACTGTTCCCTGGTTTTGA
- the csy3 gene encoding type I-F CRISPR-associated protein Csy3 encodes MANDTLKTASVLAFERKLDPSDALFHSGDWQSRDKWTPLEVREKSVRGTISNRLKTKDLDPAKLDAQIEKPNLQTVDVAALPHDADTLRVSFTLRILGGTGQPSACNDTEYRNKLLATVKSYVDGNGFDELARRYAHNLANGRFLWRNRIGAEQVEVEVAHLVDGKAASKWAFDSLALSLREFNTSPENAKALGELTQLIASGLAGQQHVLLEVKAYVRMGAGQEVFPSQELILERASGSKSKTLYKVGDVAGIHSQKIGNAIRSIDTWYQEADINGPIAVEPYGSVTTQGKAYRQPRSTKDDFYTLLDSWVLKDKVPELDQQHFVIATLIRGGVFGEAG; translated from the coding sequence ATGGCTAACGACACCCTCAAGACCGCTTCCGTTCTGGCTTTCGAGCGCAAGCTTGATCCTTCCGATGCGCTGTTTCATTCCGGCGACTGGCAGTCTCGCGATAAATGGACACCGCTGGAAGTTCGTGAGAAATCGGTGCGCGGCACTATTTCCAACCGATTGAAAACCAAGGACCTGGACCCGGCCAAGCTGGATGCCCAGATCGAGAAGCCCAACCTGCAAACCGTAGATGTCGCCGCCCTGCCCCATGATGCCGACACCCTGCGGGTCAGCTTTACCCTGCGCATCCTGGGCGGCACCGGCCAGCCATCGGCCTGTAACGACACTGAGTACCGGAACAAGCTGCTCGCCACTGTAAAAAGCTATGTAGATGGCAATGGCTTCGATGAGCTGGCACGCCGCTATGCCCACAACCTGGCCAACGGCCGCTTTCTGTGGCGCAATCGTATCGGTGCCGAACAGGTGGAAGTGGAAGTCGCCCATCTGGTGGATGGCAAGGCTGCGTCGAAATGGGCTTTCGATTCTCTGGCGCTGTCTCTGCGGGAGTTCAATACCAGCCCTGAAAATGCCAAGGCACTGGGCGAGCTGACGCAATTGATCGCCAGTGGTCTGGCAGGTCAACAGCATGTGCTGCTGGAGGTGAAAGCTTATGTACGAATGGGTGCGGGGCAGGAAGTCTTCCCCTCACAAGAACTGATTCTGGAACGCGCCAGCGGCAGCAAAAGCAAGACGCTCTACAAGGTCGGCGATGTCGCGGGCATCCACTCGCAAAAGATCGGCAACGCCATTCGCAGCATCGACACCTGGTATCAGGAAGCCGATATCAATGGCCCGATTGCCGTGGAACCCTATGGTTCGGTCACCACTCAAGGCAAAGCGTATCGTCAGCCACGCAGCACCAAGGATGACTTCTACACCCTGCTCGATAGCTGGGTGCTCAAGGACAAGGTGCCGGAGCTGGATCAGCAGCATTTCGTCATCGCGACTCTGATTCGTGGCGGCGTATTCGGTGAGGCGGGCTAA
- a CDS encoding branched-chain amino acid aminotransferase, translating to MSQESINWETLGFDYIKTDKRYLSHWRDGAWDQGSLTEDNVLHISEGSTALHYGQQCFEGLKAYRCKDGSINLFRPDQNALRMQRSCSRLLMPQVPTDVFIEACKQVVKANERFIPPYGSGGALYLRPFVIGVGDNIGVRSAPEFIFSIFCIPVGAYFKGGLKPNNFVISGYDRAAPNGTGAAKVGGNYAASLMPGSEARKYSFADCIYLDPQTHSKIEEVGSANFFAITANNEFVTPKSPSVLPGITRLSLMELAQSRLGLTVVEGDVLIDKIGDFKEAGACGTAAVITPIGGISYKDKLHVFYSETEVGPVTRKLYAELTGVQSGDVEAPAGWIVKV from the coding sequence ATGAGTCAAGAAAGCATCAACTGGGAAACCCTGGGTTTCGATTACATCAAAACCGACAAGCGCTACCTCTCCCACTGGCGTGATGGCGCCTGGGATCAGGGTTCCCTGACCGAAGACAACGTTCTGCATATCAGCGAAGGTTCTACCGCGCTGCATTACGGTCAACAGTGCTTTGAGGGCCTGAAGGCTTATCGTTGCAAGGATGGCTCGATCAACCTGTTCCGCCCTGACCAGAACGCCCTGCGCATGCAGCGCAGCTGTTCCCGTCTGCTGATGCCTCAAGTGCCTACCGATGTGTTCATCGAAGCGTGCAAGCAGGTCGTCAAGGCCAACGAACGCTTTATCCCGCCTTATGGTTCGGGCGGCGCTCTCTATCTGCGTCCGTTCGTGATCGGCGTTGGTGACAACATCGGCGTGCGCAGTGCGCCCGAATTCATCTTCTCGATCTTCTGCATTCCGGTTGGCGCCTATTTCAAGGGTGGCCTGAAGCCGAACAACTTCGTGATCTCCGGCTACGACCGCGCTGCTCCGAACGGCACCGGCGCGGCCAAGGTTGGCGGCAACTATGCAGCCAGCCTGATGCCCGGTTCCGAAGCCAGAAAATACAGCTTCGCCGACTGCATCTACCTGGACCCGCAGACTCACTCCAAGATCGAAGAAGTCGGCTCGGCCAACTTCTTTGCAATCACGGCCAACAATGAATTCGTCACGCCCAAGTCGCCTTCCGTGCTGCCGGGTATCACCCGTCTGTCGCTGATGGAACTGGCGCAAAGCCGCCTGGGCCTGACCGTTGTTGAAGGCGATGTGCTGATCGACAAGATCGGTGATTTCAAAGAAGCGGGTGCCTGCGGTACTGCGGCCGTCATCACCCCGATCGGCGGGATTTCCTACAAAGACAAACTGCATGTCTTCTACAGCGAAACCGAGGTCGGTCCGGTAACCCGCAAGCTTTACGCTGAACTCACCGGCGTACAGTCCGGCGATGTTGAAGCTCCAGCCGGCTGGATCGTGAAGGTCTGA
- a CDS encoding transporter substrate-binding domain-containing protein encodes MMNLKYSVPAALLLGLTGMAQAQESASHLDKVIQAGQLSVCTTGDYKPYTFLRKDGEYEGIDITMARSLAKSLGVKVEWVPTTWKTLMPDMVAGKCDIGMGGISVTLERQKKAFFSNTLDIDGKIPLVRCEDQALYQTIEQINQPSVRLIEPAGGTNEAFARAYLPKAQIAFHDNNTIFQELLDKKADVMITDASEALYQQKRMPGLCAVNPTRYMQYGEKAYLLPRDDVAWKSYVDQWLHLSKATGAYQQALGEWLAVPGQ; translated from the coding sequence ATGATGAATCTGAAATACAGCGTACCGGCCGCCCTTCTGCTGGGCCTGACAGGCATGGCGCAGGCCCAGGAATCGGCTTCGCATCTGGACAAGGTGATTCAGGCTGGCCAGTTGTCAGTGTGCACCACGGGTGACTACAAGCCTTACACCTTCCTGCGCAAAGACGGCGAGTACGAAGGTATCGATATCACCATGGCACGCTCGCTGGCCAAGAGCCTGGGCGTCAAGGTCGAGTGGGTCCCGACCACCTGGAAAACCCTGATGCCTGACATGGTCGCCGGTAAGTGCGACATCGGCATGGGCGGTATTTCCGTCACGCTGGAGCGGCAGAAGAAGGCGTTCTTCAGCAACACGCTGGATATCGACGGCAAGATTCCGCTGGTCCGCTGCGAAGATCAGGCCCTGTACCAGACCATTGAGCAGATCAACCAGCCATCCGTGCGCCTGATCGAGCCGGCCGGTGGCACCAACGAAGCCTTCGCCCGCGCTTATCTGCCCAAGGCTCAGATTGCTTTCCACGACAACAACACCATTTTCCAGGAGTTGCTGGACAAGAAGGCCGACGTGATGATCACCGATGCTTCCGAAGCGCTGTACCAGCAGAAACGCATGCCGGGGCTGTGCGCGGTCAACCCGACCCGTTACATGCAATACGGTGAAAAAGCCTACCTGCTGCCACGCGACGATGTGGCCTGGAAAAGCTATGTCGATCAGTGGCTGCACCTGAGCAAAGCCACAGGCGCCTACCAGCAGGCGCTGGGTGAGTGGCTGGCAGTGCCGGGCCAGTAA
- the cyoE gene encoding heme o synthase translates to MSLKHFIQITKPGIIFGNVLSVAGGFFLASKGDIDFIVFLAAVIGTSLVVASGCVFNNCIDRDIDQRMERTRNRVLVQGLVSIKLALLYATILGIAGVSLLYTYANPLAALLGVIGFVIYVGFYSLYFKRKSVHGTLIGSLSGAMPPVIGYCAVSNSFDFAAWTLLVMFSLWQMPHSYAIAIFRFNDYRAAKIPVLPVKRGILVTKRHILLYILAFLVATLMLTFGGYAGLNYLAVAAGMGMYWLYMAWKGYKAADDTVWARKLFVFSIFTITALSVMMSVDFQVTKELLVTYAF, encoded by the coding sequence ATGTCCCTGAAGCACTTTATCCAAATCACCAAGCCGGGGATCATTTTCGGTAACGTGCTTTCGGTGGCAGGTGGCTTTTTTCTGGCTTCCAAGGGTGATATCGATTTCATCGTGTTTCTTGCGGCGGTAATCGGTACCTCCCTGGTCGTAGCGTCAGGTTGCGTATTCAACAACTGCATCGATCGTGATATCGACCAGCGCATGGAGCGGACTCGCAACCGTGTGCTGGTGCAGGGCCTGGTGTCCATCAAGCTTGCACTGCTGTATGCCACGATTCTGGGCATCGCCGGTGTCAGCCTGCTGTACACCTACGCCAACCCTCTGGCTGCCTTGCTGGGCGTGATCGGTTTCGTGATTTACGTGGGCTTCTACAGCCTGTACTTCAAGCGTAAATCCGTACACGGCACCCTGATCGGCAGCCTGTCGGGGGCCATGCCTCCGGTGATTGGCTACTGCGCTGTAAGCAACAGCTTCGATTTCGCGGCATGGACGCTACTGGTGATGTTCAGCCTGTGGCAGATGCCGCACTCGTATGCGATCGCGATCTTTCGTTTCAACGACTATCGTGCAGCGAAGATTCCGGTTCTGCCGGTCAAGCGCGGCATTCTGGTCACCAAGCGTCACATCCTGCTCTACATCCTGGCGTTCCTCGTAGCGACCCTGATGTTGACTTTCGGCGGTTACGCGGGTCTGAACTACCTCGCTGTTGCAGCGGGCATGGGCATGTACTGGTTGTACATGGCCTGGAAGGGCTACAAGGCTGCGGACGATACTGTCTGGGCCCGCAAGCTGTTCGTGTTCTCCATCTTCACCATCACCGCCCTGAGCGTGATGATGTCGGTGGACTTTCAGGTAACGAAAGAGTTGTTGGTGACCTACGCCTTCTGA
- the csy2 gene encoding type I-F CRISPR-associated protein Csy2: MADCPSFTHLLVIPRIRVQNANSISSPLTHGFPSMTAFLGLMWALGRKTHEAGLDLKFKAVGVVVHHHEEQITDSKYVSTLRLTRNPINKDGSTAAIVEEGRMHMEISLVFGVQGDTLPTDSEATQLIARQVRDQLSQMRIAGGSVVPSSAPPYKRQPFMVFMPEENDRQELFTKIRLRLLPGFALVDRQDLLEQRHDALKEQNPDASRLDAWLSLSRLNWHSVANEDPTKKPKWVNDKKDSGWIVPIPVGYGALSDVLPAGSVANARDGQTDFRFVESLYGIGEWISPHRLHTPEHLLWYADSQPDDGLYRCANDYRPAVLHDFD, translated from the coding sequence ATGGCTGACTGCCCTTCGTTCACTCATCTGCTGGTCATTCCACGCATTCGCGTACAGAACGCCAACTCCATTTCCAGCCCGCTGACTCATGGCTTCCCGTCGATGACGGCATTCCTGGGCCTGATGTGGGCACTGGGGCGCAAAACCCACGAGGCTGGGCTGGACCTGAAGTTCAAGGCTGTCGGCGTCGTTGTGCACCATCACGAAGAGCAAATCACCGACAGCAAGTACGTGAGCACCTTGCGCCTGACTCGCAACCCCATCAACAAGGACGGCAGTACTGCCGCGATTGTTGAAGAAGGCCGGATGCATATGGAGATCAGCCTTGTGTTCGGGGTGCAAGGCGATACGTTGCCGACCGATAGCGAAGCCACGCAGTTGATCGCCCGGCAGGTACGAGATCAGCTTTCGCAAATGCGTATTGCTGGCGGCAGCGTGGTTCCGTCCAGTGCGCCGCCCTACAAGCGACAGCCTTTCATGGTATTCATGCCTGAAGAAAACGACAGGCAAGAGCTCTTCACCAAAATCCGTTTGCGCCTGCTGCCGGGCTTTGCGCTGGTTGATCGTCAGGACCTGCTTGAGCAACGGCACGACGCCTTAAAAGAGCAGAACCCCGATGCCTCACGGCTCGACGCCTGGCTGTCGTTGTCGAGGCTCAACTGGCACAGCGTTGCCAACGAAGACCCGACCAAAAAGCCCAAGTGGGTCAACGACAAAAAAGACAGCGGCTGGATAGTGCCCATTCCTGTGGGCTATGGCGCGCTGAGTGACGTGCTGCCTGCAGGCTCGGTAGCTAATGCCCGTGACGGGCAAACCGATTTCCGTTTCGTCGAAAGCCTGTATGGCATCGGTGAGTGGATCAGCCCACATCGCCTGCACACTCCCGAACACCTGCTCTGGTACGCCGACTCGCAACCCGATGACGGCCTCTATCGCTGCGCCAACGACTATCGCCCTGCTGTTCTGCACGACTTCGACTGA
- a CDS encoding ATPase codes for MKPSKTITRAFCVELQQELSITAARREYFSQEPPRSRFEFLCSSEACRALGAKVTGVRYDVKPQDNPTFVAAHFRANPHYDHHASCEWVEEEAGEAKEEPEVEETDPQARIRKVKRKLDDYIDVFDPVIKDPVKEKAGPDKAGPRAPKPANDSPAAEASTPAAPRYSETRTNNLERLVDSFRQAKAQLSPDDFKLLTLRIPGQGELSLRSYFRHIKYAQTGDNGRVLYGGGLVERYGLGFKFKFFDRLEAKLVTLYVSPAQMQAYRSSRYITELLSHADEVKFFTVYALGNVVKSPSGKSFSVEVEDLRHLAIVLGPAKE; via the coding sequence ATGAAGCCCAGCAAAACCATCACTCGCGCATTCTGTGTCGAGTTGCAGCAGGAGCTGTCGATCACGGCGGCCCGGCGTGAATACTTCTCTCAGGAGCCACCGCGCTCGCGCTTCGAGTTTCTGTGCTCAAGTGAGGCCTGCCGGGCGCTGGGCGCCAAGGTGACGGGGGTTCGCTATGACGTGAAGCCTCAGGACAATCCAACCTTCGTGGCTGCTCACTTTCGCGCCAACCCGCATTACGACCATCACGCCAGCTGCGAGTGGGTCGAGGAAGAAGCCGGGGAAGCCAAAGAAGAACCCGAAGTCGAAGAGACCGATCCCCAGGCCCGCATTCGCAAGGTCAAGCGCAAGCTGGATGACTACATTGATGTCTTCGATCCCGTGATCAAAGACCCGGTCAAGGAAAAGGCCGGCCCCGACAAGGCTGGACCTCGCGCACCGAAGCCTGCAAACGACTCTCCGGCAGCAGAAGCTTCGACGCCTGCAGCACCGCGTTACAGTGAAACGCGCACCAATAATCTTGAACGGCTGGTGGACAGCTTCCGTCAGGCCAAGGCGCAATTATCGCCCGATGACTTCAAGCTGCTGACCCTGAGGATTCCCGGACAGGGCGAATTGTCCCTGCGCTCGTACTTTCGCCACATCAAATATGCGCAGACAGGCGACAACGGCCGGGTGCTGTATGGCGGCGGGCTGGTGGAACGTTATGGTCTGGGGTTCAAGTTCAAGTTCTTCGACCGTCTCGAAGCCAAACTGGTGACGCTGTACGTGTCACCCGCGCAGATGCAGGCCTATCGCTCCAGTCGGTATATCACCGAGCTGTTGAGCCATGCCGATGAAGTGAAGTTCTTCACGGTCTATGCCTTGGGAAATGTCGTCAAAAGCCCATCGGGGAAAAGCTTCAGCGTCGAAGTCGAGGACTTGCGGCATCTGGCGATTGTGCTGGGGCCTGCGAAGGAATGA
- the cyoC gene encoding cytochrome o ubiquinol oxidase subunit III: MSNIAINSGAHGHDAHDHGHDDHHDSGGMTVYGFWLYLMTDCVLFASFFAVYAVMVNSVAGGPSGQDIFLLPFVAVETAFLLVSSITYGFAMLALYKGKKSQVLGWLALTFLCGAAFIAMEVYEFHHLIHEGYGPSRSGFLSAFFALVGLHGLHVTSGLIWMGIMMYQVQKKGLTNTNKTRLSCLSLFWHFLDVVWIGVFTIVYLMGAL, from the coding sequence ATGTCAAATATTGCTATCAACTCCGGAGCCCACGGTCATGACGCTCATGACCATGGGCATGACGATCACCACGACAGCGGTGGAATGACGGTCTACGGCTTCTGGCTGTACCTGATGACCGACTGCGTGTTGTTCGCATCGTTCTTCGCGGTCTACGCCGTGATGGTCAACAGTGTCGCGGGCGGCCCGTCGGGCCAGGACATCTTCCTGCTGCCTTTCGTGGCTGTGGAAACCGCGTTCCTGTTGGTCAGTAGTATCACTTACGGCTTCGCCATGCTGGCGCTGTACAAAGGCAAGAAAAGTCAGGTGCTGGGCTGGTTGGCTCTGACTTTCCTGTGCGGTGCTGCGTTTATCGCCATGGAAGTCTATGAGTTCCATCACCTGATCCACGAAGGCTACGGTCCTAGCCGCAGCGGCTTCCTGTCGGCGTTCTTCGCCCTGGTCGGCCTGCACGGTCTGCACGTAACCAGCGGTCTGATCTGGATGGGTATCATGATGTATCAGGTCCAGAAAAAGGGCCTGACCAACACCAACAAGACCCGCCTGAGCTGCCTGAGCCTGTTCTGGCACTTCCTGGACGTGGTCTGGATCGGTGTGTTCACTATCGTCTACCTGATGGGAGCCCTGTAA